One Algoriphagus sp. Y33 genomic window, ATTATTTTTGCGGGTAACACTGCAATTATGCTGTTATTTTTGCTGAATGGGGCATTTCGGGGAGCAGGACAGGCGCACCACGCAATGCGCTCGCTCTGGATAGCCAATGGCTTGAATATGATCTTGGATCCCATTTTGATTTTCGGAGTAGGGAGTTTCTCAGGCTTTGGCCTGGAAGGAGCTGCGATAGCCACTACCTTTGGTAGAGGAGTAGGGGTGGTGTACCAATTGTATCACTTGTTTAATGGTAAGCATAAGCTAAAAATCTTAAAGGAGAACATCGCTATTTCTTGGGAAATCATCAAGAAAATCATGGAGATCGCAGTAGGTGGTATGGGGCAGTTTCTTATCGATTCGGTTTCGTGGATCGCGCTTACCCGTATGAATGCAGAGTTTGGGTCAGCTTCCTTGGCCGGTTTTACTATTGCCTTTAGAATATTGATTTTCACACTTTTACCTGCTTGGGGTTTATCAGGTGCTGCATCCACATTGGTAGGACAGAATCTGGGAGCAAAACAACCTGATCGCGCAGAAAAAGCTGTTTGGATGACTACAAGATACACAGTGATTTTCATGGCTTCGGTAACCGGGATTTACCTGCTGTTTAACCAACAGCTAGCGGGTTTCTTCACGGATATTCCGGAAGTACGGCAGGTAGCGGCCCAAGGGCTTTGGGTAGTGGTGCTGGGTTATGTGTTTTTTGCAGTGGGAATGGTGTTGACCCAGGCGTTTAATGGAGCGGGTGACACCAAAACGCCGGCTTGGATTAATATCGGGGTGTTATGGTTTATTGAGATTCCCTTGGCATATGTGCTCGCTTTTACCTTCGGCCTGGCTCATTTGGGAATATTTATTTCTATTTCATTTAGCCATAGTTTCCATTCTTTGGTTGCCCTTTACTTCTTCAGAAAAGGCAAGTGGAAGCTGAAGGAAGTGTAATTGCTTGTCCTCAAGCTACCGTTTCCATAAATTGGACTGCATAAACAAGTAATTGGTCGTGTCTCGCAATACAAATGAACAACACTAAAAGCAGATTTATAACTAACCCTAAATACTATGACTACAATTAACACTTACCTGACTTTTGAAGGGAATTGTGAGAATGCCTTCAATTTCTATCGCACTGTTTTTGGAGGAGAGTTTGCCCATGTAGGGAGGTTTTCTGATATGCCGGCAGATCCAAATTATCCAATCTCTGACGAAGCCAGAAATCAAATCATGCACATCAGTTTGCCGATCAGCAAGGAATGCGTACTGATGGGAAGTGACACCGGCGGACATGGTGGGCCGTTGACTGTGGGGAATAATTTCTCACTTTCAATAACTACCGACTCCAAGGAAAAAGCAGATACTTTTTTCACTCAACTTTCAGCAGAAGGGAAAGTGACGATGCCCATGGACAATACCTTTTGGGGAGATTATTTTGGGATGCTTACAGATAAATTTGGAATAAACTGGATGATCAGTTTTAATGAGGCTTCCCAGCAAGGGTAAACTAATACTGAGTTTTGTTCTGCCGGGAAATTTTATTCCCGGCTGCTTAGTTTTTGACTGAGTACTAAGCCTGATTTAAAAAGCTTGACATTCGGCCAATTAATAGGAACCGGATTGGGGCTAAATGAAAATTCCATATCAAAAAGTCATTTTTGTTTTAGTATTTGTAAGGAAACAGGGAGTTTATTCAATAAATCTCCTGTATCAATTGGGTTGACCATGTTATTCTAAAATTAATTTTACTTAGTTTTAGACACATGAAGTTCTATGTCAGCATTTAAAATATTAAACAAAACGCTATGAATTACTCTTTACTACGAGATGAAGAGTTAGTTGATCGTTTAGTAAATGAAGAAGATAAGAATGCCTTTCAGGAAATATACAACCGCTATTGGAAACTAATTTTTTTACAGGCATACAGAAAGATTGGAAGCAAGGAAAAAGCGGAGGGGCTTACCCAAGATCTATTCATGAGCTTATGGGATCGAAGAAATATGGTCGGCATTCAGCACCTTTCAGGCTGGCTGAACAAGTCCATCCGTTATGCTATCATTAATTTTTACAAATCTCAGGCAGTAAAGGAAAAGTACAGGCAATTTGCCGAAAATCACTTTAATTCTTCAGAGAGTAGCAGCGATCATTTGGCCAGACTGAATGAATTGTCGGAAAGTATAAGCCTTGCTATGGATTCGCTTCCCGAAAAGACAAGGATGGTCTTTAAAATGAGTAGGGAGGAAAACAAACCGGTAAAGGAAATAGCTGACCTGTTGGACCTTTCCGAAAAGGCTGTAGAATACCATATTAGTCAAAGCCTTAAGAAGATGAGGATTTATCTAAAAGAATACCTGATGGTAATTCTCTTTTGGATCTTCAAAACTTGGTAGTCGATCACCGATTTTCCATCCGATCAAATTCCTGTATTAGCCCAATAGGAACAAATTCACAAAAATTCACAAAAATATCATCCCGTGTTTAGGGATAGGCTAAGTCTGATTGACTATACACATGAATTGAGCAAATTATGAGCAGAGATTACCTTCAGAATTTACTGGAACGCTTTCAATCGGGCAACTGTACCGATGAAGAACGGGAAATCGTGAAAGCGTGGTACGATTCCC contains:
- a CDS encoding MATE family efflux transporter, translated to MTWQLIKDALRGKEQDFTSLSLKTAIFVLAIPMILEMMMESAFAVVDIFFVAKLGEHAIATVGLTESVVVLVYAMGFGISMAATALISRRFGEKEYKEAGAAAFQLLIVGGVISIVLGVLGWIFAPDILGLMGAETKVIETGVSYTRIIFAGNTAIMLLFLLNGAFRGAGQAHHAMRSLWIANGLNMILDPILIFGVGSFSGFGLEGAAIATTFGRGVGVVYQLYHLFNGKHKLKILKENIAISWEIIKKIMEIAVGGMGQFLIDSVSWIALTRMNAEFGSASLAGFTIAFRILIFTLLPAWGLSGAASTLVGQNLGAKQPDRAEKAVWMTTRYTVIFMASVTGIYLLFNQQLAGFFTDIPEVRQVAAQGLWVVVLGYVFFAVGMVLTQAFNGAGDTKTPAWINIGVLWFIEIPLAYVLAFTFGLAHLGIFISISFSHSFHSLVALYFFRKGKWKLKEV
- a CDS encoding VOC family protein; the encoded protein is MTTINTYLTFEGNCENAFNFYRTVFGGEFAHVGRFSDMPADPNYPISDEARNQIMHISLPISKECVLMGSDTGGHGGPLTVGNNFSLSITTDSKEKADTFFTQLSAEGKVTMPMDNTFWGDYFGMLTDKFGINWMISFNEASQQG
- a CDS encoding RNA polymerase sigma-70 factor, whose amino-acid sequence is MNYSLLRDEELVDRLVNEEDKNAFQEIYNRYWKLIFLQAYRKIGSKEKAEGLTQDLFMSLWDRRNMVGIQHLSGWLNKSIRYAIINFYKSQAVKEKYRQFAENHFNSSESSSDHLARLNELSESISLAMDSLPEKTRMVFKMSREENKPVKEIADLLDLSEKAVEYHISQSLKKMRIYLKEYLMVILFWIFKTW